The DNA window ATCGACCGGACCCGCTCCGAGGGCGACCGCCGCCGGACGTACCTGCGGTTGCGCCCGGACGCGTTGGCGGAGCTGCGGCTGCCTGGCCTGCCGGTGGGCGCGCGGGTCGTGTTCGTCTGCACCCACAACTCCGCCCGCTCTCCGCTGGCCGCTGCCCTGTGGACCCATCGCACTCGCCGGCCGGCTGCCTCCGCGGGAACCGATCCCGCCCACCGCGTCCATCCGCGCGCCGTCCGCGTCGCCCGCCGGCACGGGCTCGAACTCGACCCCACCGGGACGGCGCATGCCACCGACGTCGTACGCGAGAACGACCTCGTCATCGCCGTCTGCGACACCGCCCACGAGCACCTCGCGGCCGGACCCACCCACCTCCGACCCCACCTGCACTGGTCCGTTCCGGACCCCGCCCGCATCGACACCGCCGCCGCGTTCGAAGCCACCTACGCCGACCTCGAGGCCCGGATCGGCCGCCTCGGTTCGGCCCTCGACAGTCCGCCTCCCGAGGGAGCACGCTCATGACCACCAGCCCGGCACCCGTACACCGTCGCGACGACCTGTCGATCGACCAACAACTCGCCCTCCGAACCGCC is part of the Tenggerimyces flavus genome and encodes:
- a CDS encoding arsenate reductase/protein-tyrosine-phosphatase family protein, which produces MNTERSLERRARVHAALGDPARLAIVDALSVGDASPGELGRELSLSTNLVAHHVNVLQDAGLIDRTRSEGDRRRTYLRLRPDALAELRLPGLPVGARVVFVCTHNSARSPLAAALWTHRTRRPAASAGTDPAHRVHPRAVRVARRHGLELDPTGTAHATDVVRENDLVIAVCDTAHEHLAAGPTHLRPHLHWSVPDPARIDTAAAFEATYADLEARIGRLGSALDSPPPEGARS